A genomic window from Winogradskyella sp. J14-2 includes:
- the cysS gene encoding cysteine--tRNA ligase — protein MPLYDTQALKIYNSLSGEKEIFKPLNDGYVGMYVCGPTVYSNVHLGNVRTFMSFDVIFRYLKHLGYKVRYVRNITDAGHLENDADEGEDRIAKKARLEAIEPMEVVQRYTVDFHNILNTFNFLPPSIEPTATGHIIEQIELIKTIIDNGMAYVVNGSVYFDVHKYNESKTYGILSKRKLEDLIHNTRALDGQSDKKNPQDFALWKKAEPQHIMRWPSPWSDGFPGWHLECTAMSTKYLGEQFDIHGGGMDLKFPHHECEIAQAEACNNHSPVNYWMHANMLIMNGKKMAKSTGNFILPNQIFSGDNPHITKAYAPSVARFFMLQAHYRSILDFTNNGLLASEKGFYRLMDAINLIDDLKTSDSSSSFNVSEWKQKCYDAMNDDFNTPILIATLFEAAKFINQVKDGSATITKEDLGLLKETLENFTFDILGLVNVSKESNGSDKLSGAVEILINLRKEARQNKDFALSDKIRDQLAEVGIQLNDSREGTTFTTN, from the coding sequence ATGCCTTTATACGATACCCAAGCCCTAAAAATATATAACTCCTTATCTGGAGAAAAAGAAATCTTTAAACCTCTAAATGATGGGTATGTAGGCATGTATGTTTGTGGGCCAACGGTGTATAGCAATGTACATTTAGGAAACGTAAGAACCTTTATGTCTTTTGATGTTATTTTTAGGTACCTTAAGCATCTTGGATATAAAGTAAGGTATGTAAGAAATATTACCGACGCTGGTCATTTAGAAAATGATGCCGACGAAGGTGAAGATCGTATTGCAAAAAAGGCAAGACTAGAAGCTATTGAACCAATGGAAGTGGTGCAACGCTACACTGTAGATTTTCATAACATCTTAAATACATTCAACTTTCTACCGCCGAGTATAGAACCCACTGCAACTGGGCATATTATTGAGCAAATAGAACTCATTAAAACCATTATAGATAATGGTATGGCATATGTTGTAAATGGATCCGTTTACTTTGATGTACATAAATACAACGAATCTAAAACTTATGGAATCTTAAGCAAGCGTAAACTAGAAGATTTAATTCATAATACCCGAGCGCTCGACGGACAATCTGACAAGAAAAACCCACAAGACTTTGCACTCTGGAAAAAAGCCGAGCCACAACACATTATGCGTTGGCCTTCTCCTTGGAGTGATGGTTTCCCAGGTTGGCATCTAGAGTGTACTGCCATGAGCACCAAATACCTTGGCGAACAGTTTGATATACATGGTGGCGGAATGGATTTAAAATTTCCACATCACGAATGTGAAATTGCTCAGGCTGAAGCTTGCAATAACCATTCACCCGTAAATTATTGGATGCACGCCAATATGCTGATAATGAACGGTAAAAAAATGGCAAAATCTACAGGTAACTTCATTCTGCCTAACCAAATTTTTTCTGGCGACAATCCTCACATTACTAAAGCATATGCGCCTAGTGTAGCTCGGTTTTTTATGCTTCAGGCACATTATAGAAGTATATTAGACTTTACCAATAATGGTTTATTGGCGAGCGAAAAAGGATTTTACAGATTAATGGACGCCATTAATTTAATCGATGATTTAAAAACAAGCGATTCTTCATCTTCATTTAATGTTTCTGAATGGAAACAAAAATGTTATGATGCTATGAATGATGACTTTAATACTCCTATTTTAATAGCAACCTTATTTGAAGCTGCAAAATTTATTAATCAAGTTAAAGATGGTAGCGCAACAATAACCAAAGAAGATTTAGGCTTATTGAAAGAAACCTTGGAAAACTTCACTTTTGATATTTTAGGTTTAGTTAATGTTTCTAAAGAAAGTAACGGTTCTGACAAGTTATCTGGTGCTGTAGAGATTTTAATTAACCTTAGAAAAGAAGCTAGACAAAATAAAGATTTTGCATTGTCCGATAAGATTAGAGATCAACTCGCAGAAGTTGGCATACAACTAAACGATAGTAGAGAAGGCACTACATTTACGACAAATTAA
- the folE gene encoding GTP cyclohydrolase I FolE produces the protein MKIDNDFNDIDAFGDNHIGASSDTPMRDDAFDLSKEEKIDIIKDDVRHILETLGLDLTDDSLKGTPNRVAKMFVNEIFGGLDPNKKPSASTFENKYQYGEMLVEKNITVYSTCEHHLLPIVGRAHVAYISKGSVVGLSKMNRIVDYYAKRPQVQERLTIQIVKELQEVLGTEDVACVIDAKHLCVNSRGIRDIESSTVTSEFGGKFKEKETRREFLDYIQLDTQF, from the coding sequence ATGAAAATCGATAACGATTTTAATGATATAGATGCTTTTGGTGATAACCATATAGGCGCATCGAGTGACACTCCTATGAGAGATGATGCTTTTGACTTATCAAAAGAAGAGAAAATAGATATTATTAAAGACGATGTAAGACATATTCTGGAAACCTTGGGACTAGATCTTACCGATGATAGCTTAAAAGGCACACCAAACCGTGTAGCAAAAATGTTTGTTAACGAAATTTTTGGTGGTTTAGATCCTAATAAAAAACCAAGCGCATCAACTTTTGAAAATAAGTATCAATATGGCGAAATGCTCGTAGAAAAAAACATCACAGTTTACTCTACTTGCGAACACCACTTATTACCTATTGTAGGAAGAGCTCATGTAGCTTATATTTCTAAAGGCTCGGTAGTTGGCCTCTCTAAAATGAATAGAATTGTAGATTATTATGCAAAACGCCCACAAGTACAAGAACGGTTAACTATTCAAATTGTGAAAGAATTACAAGAAGTTTTAGGAACTGAAGACGTTGCTTGTGTTATAGATGCTAAGCATTTGTGCGTAAATTCTCGTGGCATAAGAGACATTGAAAGTAGTACAGTAACCTCTGAGTTTGGCGGAAAGTTTAAAGAAAAAGAAACACGAAGAGAATTCCTTGATTACATTCAATTAGACACGCAGTTTTAG
- the yidD gene encoding membrane protein insertion efficiency factor YidD, which yields MKKVLIAPFIFLIKVYQTFISPITPATCRYQPTCSHYAKEALEIHGFFKGGKLALKRIFSCHPWGGKGFDPVPPKED from the coding sequence ATGAAAAAAGTTCTGATTGCACCGTTTATTTTTTTAATCAAAGTCTATCAAACTTTTATATCTCCTATTACTCCAGCTACTTGCAGATATCAACCAACCTGTTCGCATTATGCCAAAGAAGCTTTAGAGATACATGGTTTTTTTAAAGGTGGAAAATTGGCATTGAAACGAATTTTTAGTTGTCATCCTTGGGGAGGTAAGGGATTTGACCCAGTACCACCAAAAGAAGATTAA